The Deltaproteobacteria bacterium genome includes the window GGCGGCGTCCTGGTGGAGATCTTCGACGACGTCGCGTTTCGCCCGCTGCCGCTTTGCGACGGCGACGTCAACTTCATGATCGCGGAGACGCGCTGCCGGCGGCTCTTGGGAGGCGTGCGCGGACAGGCCCCCCGCGACGTCCAGGCGGTGCGCGAATGCCTGACGGCGCTCGGGGAGTTCGCTTGGGCCGAGCGCGACTCCATCGCGGAGATCGACCTGAACCCCGTGATGGCGCTCCCCCGGGGCCAGGGATGCCTGGTGGTGGATGCGCTGATCATCCCGCGGGAGAAGAACGCATGACGGACACCGAACAGGTGCTCACCTACTGGAAAGACGGCGACATCGGAATCATCTCGCTCAACCGGCCGGAGAAGCGGAACGCCCTCAACCGGGCATTGTCCCAGGCGCTGATGGAGGCCCTCGACAACGCCGACCAGGACCCCGGCGTCACCGTCATCGTGCTGCGCGGCGAAGGCAAGAGCTTCTGCGCCGGCCACGACGTCGAGCGCAACGATCCCGATCGGGAGAAGGACCGGCATCACGCCATCCGCACGCACCACCGGCTGAGCCGGGGGCTCAGGCTGGCCACGGCCATCTGGGAGCTGCACACGCCGATCATCGCGTCCGTGCAGGGCCACGCCCTTGGCGAGGGATGCGTCATGACCATGCTCTGCGACCTGACCATCGCCGCCGACGACGCCTTGTTCGGAGAGCCGGAGATACGCTTCGCCGGACCCGCCACGGCCATGATGATGCCCTGGGTCATCGGCCTCAAGCGCGCCCGCGAACTGATCTACATGGGCGACATGATCGGCGCCGAGGAGGCGCGGGAGATCGGCATGGTGAACCGGGTGGTGCCCGCCGATGAGCTGGAAACGGCAACCCTCAAGTATGCCCGGCGCCTGGCGCTGATCGGCCCGGAAGC containing:
- a CDS encoding enoyl-CoA hydratase/isomerase family protein; this translates as MTDTEQVLTYWKDGDIGIISLNRPEKRNALNRALSQALMEALDNADQDPGVTVIVLRGEGKSFCAGHDVERNDPDREKDRHHAIRTHHRLSRGLRLATAIWELHTPIIASVQGHALGEGCVMTMLCDLTIAADDALFGEPEIRFAGPATAMMMPWVIGLKRARELIYMGDMIGAEEAREIGMVNRVVPADELETATLKYARRLALIGPEALFCARTAINRILEAQGIRAAFNSSVDLIAPTYATESQVHRDFQAKVAELGLAGAFKWRRDQFKE